One part of the Haliotis asinina isolate JCU_RB_2024 chromosome 2, JCU_Hal_asi_v2, whole genome shotgun sequence genome encodes these proteins:
- the LOC137272329 gene encoding glycosaminoglycan xylosylkinase-like, translating to MMKLKVRLIIFACAAFMLFVSFKILEPEIRRQQKRSDNSLIAGGVLPLDMVIKSQVEEYKVDWKYSLGGQSPWTIAARWIDNRHIHPQKVPELGAVLRELATRPIIAADVGIKGTQLKLSLTLKGGQIVAFKPEWYARHDIINGTPYAGRDRHNAEIAAFHLGRVLQFRRTPLAVGRRVNLKTEILPVATPELKATFFTRGDNTCFYGKCLYCKGPDDGVCAKGQILEGTIVMWLPSEWTLKTVRHPWSRTYTKKRIAKWETDSDYCSKVQMVKMYSSGTFLLDLIDTAIFDYLIGNADRHHYEHFSRSKENMVLILDNAKSFGDPDADERSILAPLYQCCKFRFSTWQRLLALQDGVLSGVMKGVLAQDPVSPILTEGHLKAMDRRLQNILLEMENCVAKNGMNGIVMDHSYH from the exons ATGATGAAGTTGAAGGTGCGATTAATTATCTTTGCTTGTGCTGCATTCATGCTGTTTGTGTCCTTCAAGATTTTGGAACCAGAGATAAGGAGACAACAAAAGAGAAGTGATAATTCCCTGATCGCTGGCGGTGTACTGCCCCTGGATATGGTTATTAAAAGCCAGGTGGAGGAATACAAAGTTGACTGGAAATACTCACTGGGTGGACAGTCACCATGGACAATTGCAGCCAGGTGGATAGACAATAGGCATATACATCCACAAAAGGTTCCAGAATTAG GAGCAGTCTTGAGAGAACTCGCTACCAGACCAATAATTGCTGCTGATGTTGGTATCAAAGGAACACAACTTAAGCTGTCTCTAACTCTAAAAGGAGGTCAAATTGTGGCCTTTAAACCAGAATG GTATGCAAGACATGATATTATTAATGGGACACCATATGCTGGAAGAGATCGCCACAATGCAGAAATAGCTGCTTTCCATCTTGGAAG AGTGCTACAATTCCGGCGCACCCCTCTGGCTGTAGGAAGAAGGGTGAACCTCAAGACCGAGATCTTGCCAGTAGCAACGCCAGAACTTAAAGCAACATTCTTCACCAGAG GTGACAATACATGTTTCTATGGCAAGTGCTTGTACTGCAAGGGTCCAGATGATGGAGTTTGTGCGAAAGGTCAAATATTAGAAGGTACTATAGTCATGTGGCTGCCAAGTGAATGGACTCTTAAAACAGTGCGACATCCGTGGTCCCGTACTTACACAAAAAAACGCATAGCAAA ATGGGAGACTGACTCTGACTACTGCAGCAAGGTCCAGATGGTGAAGATGTACAGCTCTGGTACCTTCCTCCTTGATCTCATCGATACAGCAATATTTGACTACCTCATAGGCAATGCTGATCGCCATCATTATGAACACTTCAGCCGCAGCAAGGAAAACATGGTGCTTATTCTCGACAATGCCAAAAG CTTTGGGGATCCTGACGCAGATGAAAGGTCAATTTTGGCCCCACTCTATCAGTGCTGCAA ATTCCGCTTCAGCACATGGCAGCGTCTTCTAGCACTCCAAGATGGCGTCCTCAGTGGTGTAATGAAGGGAGTTCTGGCCCAGGACCCAGTTTCTCCCATCTTGACTGAGGGACAT